The following proteins are co-located in the Micromonospora viridifaciens genome:
- a CDS encoding LamB/YcsF family protein has product MDLNADLGEGFGIWRLGDDEALLDLVTSANVACGFHGGDPSTMHRVCAGAAARQVAVGAQVGYRDLAGFGRRHIAYDFGELRDETIYQLGALDAFCRLFRTRVRYLKPHGALYHAATCDEAQAAALVAAVSAYDHELPLLCPPGSVLAQLAVGAGLRVVAEGFADRNYLPNGSLVPRSAPNALVTDPEEVASRAVRMATERTVVAIDGSVVPCAVESICLHGDTPGAVRCAELVRAALIDAEVTLRPFA; this is encoded by the coding sequence ATGGACCTCAACGCTGACCTGGGCGAGGGATTCGGCATCTGGCGGCTCGGCGACGACGAGGCACTGCTGGATCTGGTCACCTCCGCCAACGTCGCCTGCGGTTTCCATGGTGGCGACCCGTCCACGATGCACCGGGTCTGCGCCGGCGCCGCCGCCCGGCAGGTCGCCGTCGGCGCTCAGGTCGGCTACCGGGACCTCGCCGGCTTCGGTCGCCGGCACATCGCGTACGACTTCGGCGAGCTGCGCGACGAGACGATCTACCAGCTCGGCGCGCTCGACGCGTTCTGCCGACTGTTCCGTACCCGAGTCCGCTACCTGAAGCCGCACGGCGCGCTCTACCACGCCGCGACCTGCGACGAGGCCCAGGCCGCCGCGCTGGTCGCCGCGGTCAGCGCGTACGACCACGAGCTGCCCCTGCTCTGCCCGCCCGGTTCGGTGCTCGCCCAGCTCGCCGTCGGTGCCGGGCTGCGGGTGGTCGCCGAGGGCTTCGCCGACCGCAACTACCTGCCCAACGGCTCCCTGGTGCCCCGCAGCGCCCCGAACGCGCTGGTCACCGATCCGGAGGAGGTGGCCAGCCGGGCCGTCCGGATGGCCACCGAGCGGACCGTGGTCGCAATCGACGGCAGCGTCGTCCCGTGTGCCGTCGAGTCGATCTGCCTGCACGGGGACACCCCGGGCGCGG
- the trhA gene encoding PAQR family membrane homeostasis protein TrhA has product MTTSAPLRLKPVDIGKPRMRGWLHTYAFFVALVCGIVLSAIAAARPGWTPLVSCVIYSLTVCGLFGTSALYHRRVWSERGYQVMRRMDHSMIFVFIAGTYTPFCALLLDVNPAKIMLGLVWGGALAGVALKLIWPHAPRWVSAPLYLALGWVAVAMLPQILHSGGVAALVLLIVGGLIYSVGAIFYALRRPNPWPTVFGHHEFFHACTLVAAICHHIAIYFALFA; this is encoded by the coding sequence GTGACCACCTCCGCACCGCTTCGGCTCAAGCCGGTCGACATCGGTAAACCCCGGATGCGCGGCTGGCTGCACACCTACGCGTTCTTCGTCGCGCTCGTCTGCGGCATCGTGCTCTCTGCGATCGCGGCCGCCCGGCCCGGCTGGACACCCCTGGTCAGCTGCGTGATCTACAGCCTGACCGTGTGTGGCCTCTTCGGCACCAGCGCCCTCTACCATCGCCGGGTCTGGTCCGAGCGCGGCTACCAGGTGATGCGCCGGATGGACCACTCGATGATCTTCGTGTTCATCGCCGGCACGTACACCCCGTTCTGCGCGTTGCTGCTCGACGTCAACCCGGCCAAGATCATGCTCGGCCTGGTCTGGGGCGGGGCGCTGGCCGGCGTGGCGCTCAAGCTCATCTGGCCGCACGCGCCGAGATGGGTCTCCGCGCCGCTCTACCTGGCGCTCGGCTGGGTCGCGGTGGCGATGCTGCCGCAGATCCTGCACTCCGGTGGGGTGGCCGCCCTGGTGCTGCTGATCGTGGGCGGCCTGATCTACAGCGTCGGCGCGATCTTCTACGCGCTGCGCCGGCCGAATCCGTGGCCGACCGTCTTCGGCCACCACGAGTTCTTCCACGCCTGCACCCTGGTCGCGGCGATCTGCCACCACATCGCGATCTACTTCGCGCTCTTCGCCTGA
- a CDS encoding DUF6458 family protein, which yields MGIGASIFLIALGAIFAFAVDANLGWLNLNVVGWVLMLAGVVGLITTLYFWNSRRRTVVAAPVRERVVAEPVVPAQDDRVVREEYREVRRPGSPA from the coding sequence ATGGGCATCGGTGCCAGCATCTTCCTCATCGCGCTGGGCGCGATCTTCGCATTCGCCGTCGACGCCAACCTGGGATGGCTGAACCTGAACGTCGTCGGCTGGGTGCTCATGCTCGCCGGCGTCGTCGGCCTGATCACGACGCTCTACTTCTGGAACAGCCGTCGGCGTACGGTGGTCGCCGCGCCGGTGCGCGAGCGGGTCGTCGCCGAGCCCGTGGTGCCGGCGCAGGACGACCGGGTCGTGCGCGAGGAGTACCGAGAGGTACGCCGCCCGGGCTCCCCGGCCTGA
- a CDS encoding SixA phosphatase family protein has translation MTDGRNQQRTLVLLRHAAAEQPGDIPDAERPLTARGQADAAAAGAWLARHALLPDLVLCSTTRRTRQTWHGVALGMTGSPPEGGPAGSAPVVRYEAAVYQAQPHELLELLRRVAPDTATVLLVAHNPGISLLSGLLDPQRADPDGLPTTGLVVHRPITPWAALAPAAAPITARH, from the coding sequence ATGACGGACGGCAGGAACCAGCAGCGGACACTGGTGCTGCTCCGACACGCCGCGGCCGAGCAGCCCGGGGACATCCCGGACGCGGAACGCCCGCTGACCGCGCGGGGGCAGGCCGATGCGGCGGCGGCCGGCGCCTGGCTGGCCCGGCACGCCCTCCTCCCCGACCTGGTCCTCTGCTCCACCACCCGGCGCACCCGGCAGACCTGGCACGGAGTGGCGCTGGGCATGACGGGATCCCCACCGGAGGGGGGACCGGCGGGATCCGCACCGGTCGTGCGCTACGAGGCGGCCGTGTACCAGGCGCAGCCGCACGAGCTGCTGGAGCTGCTGCGCCGGGTCGCTCCGGACACCGCGACGGTCCTGCTGGTCGCCCACAACCCGGGCATCTCGCTGCTCTCGGGGCTGCTCGATCCGCAGCGGGCGGATCCGGACGGGCTGCCCACCACCGGCCTGGTGGTACACCGTCCGATCACCCCCTGGGCCGCCCTCGCGCCCGCTGCGGCCCCCATCACCGCCCGCCACTGA
- a CDS encoding DUF6458 family protein, whose translation MGIGSGIFLIAVGAILTFAIRANVWWIDLRAVGWVFILAGLAVLLTTLWFWQDRRKRARTLIVEENRLSHPTAMMPPPPDPPPPTAPPS comes from the coding sequence ATGGGCATTGGAAGCGGAATCTTTCTGATCGCCGTCGGTGCGATCCTGACCTTCGCCATCCGGGCCAACGTCTGGTGGATCGACCTGCGCGCGGTCGGTTGGGTGTTCATCCTGGCCGGGCTGGCCGTCCTGCTCACCACGCTCTGGTTCTGGCAGGACCGGCGCAAGCGGGCCCGCACGCTGATCGTGGAGGAGAACCGGCTCTCCCACCCGACGGCGATGATGCCGCCGCCGCCCGACCCGCCGCCGCCCACGGCGCCGCCGTCCTGA